TTTGTTAAGCCCCTCTTCCGGGCAGATAGAGTTCCTGGGAGCCCGCATTGACGGAAAAAGCCCCATGGAAATGGTTGATATTGGCATCTCCCTGGTTCCTGAAGGCAGGGGGTTGTTTTCTACTCTGACAGTCATGGAAAATCTGGAACTGGGGGCCTTTACCAGGCGTGCCCGTCC
The nucleotide sequence above comes from Pseudomonadota bacterium. Encoded proteins:
- a CDS encoding ATP-binding cassette domain-containing protein — protein: MANPLLNVTNLNVFYGDAQALWDVNFKVHEVHEGEVFSIIGSNGAGKSTILRTLSGLLSPSSGQIEFLGARIDGKSPMEMVDIGISLVPEGRGLFSTLTVMENLELGAFTRRARP